The Pseudonocardia sp. HH130630-07 DNA window CAGCGTTCCAGCGGGCTCAACGGGCGGGGATCCATCACGCCACCCCCGCCAGTCCCGGGAACGCCAGCGCCGCGCGGGCCCGCTCGGTGAGCACCCGCCGCGGGACGGTGCGCATGTAGAGGTCGCGCAGGACCCGGCGCACCGGGCGCTCGATCTGCTCCATGTCGCTGACCGCGCGGGAGTTCGCGACCATCGCGCGGGTCCGGTCGCGCCGGGCGTCCTCGTAGGCGCGCAGCCCGGTCTCCACGTCCGGGGCCCGGGACACGCTGTGCGCGAGGACGACGGCGTCCTCCACCGCCATCCCGGCGCCCTGCCCGAGGCTGGTCAGCATCGGGTGCGCCGCGTCGCCGAGCAGGGTCACCGGACCCGATCCCCACCGTTCCAGGAACGCCCGGTCCCGGCTCGGCACGGCGATGATCGACGACTCGGGCGTGCGGTCGACGATCTCGCGGATCTCCGGCGCCCAGCCGTCGAACGCCCGCAGCACGCCGGCCTTGCCGCCGGTCCAGTTCGCCGACTCGGTCGCCGGCATGTTGCGGGTGCCCCACCAGTAGGCCCGCCCGTGACCGATGTCGATCAGGCCGAAGCGCTGTCCCGCGCCCCAGTAGTGGCCGATGTAGCCCGGCGTCAGGCGCGGGTGGTCGAACGGGACGACGGCCAGCCAGCAGACGTAGCCGCTGTCCCTCGCCGGTTCCGGCCCGGCGAGCGCCTCCCGGATCCGGGAGCCGAACCCGTCCGCGCCGACCAGGAGGTCGGCCCGGGCGCTGGGGTGGTCGGCGAAGTCGACCCGCACCCGTCCGTCCGGCTCGCGCTCGAACCCGGTGGCGGTCGCTCCGGTGGTCAGCGGCGGGTCGCGCAGCTCGTCGAGCATCGCCGCCTGCAGGTCCGAGCGGCTGATGCAGACGCTGGGGGCGCCCAGGTCGTCGCAGATCTCGGTGAACGGCATCCGGCGCATCAGGCGTCCCCGCCGGGTCCGGATGTCGAAGCGCCGCACGACCGCGCCGCGCTCAGCCAGGCCGAGGTCGATCCCGAGTTCGTCGAGCGCGGCGATCGCGTTGCTCATCAGCGACAGCGCGGTGCCGGCCGGGCGGATCCCGCTGGCCCGTTCGTAGATGTGGACGTCGACACCGACCCGGCGCAGGGCGATGGCCGCGGACAGGCCCCCGATACCGGAGCCCACGACGACGGCGGAGAGGCCGGGATTCATCGGGTCACCCCCGCCCGGGTGCGGCCCAGCAGGCGGGCGAGGACGTCGGCGACGTGGCGCACGTGGGGTTCCTCCATCAGGTCGAGGTGGTCACCGTCGACGTCGACGACGTCGAGACGGCCGTCGGTCCAGCTGCTCCACCCGTTGGTGGCGTCGGCGTGCTGGGTGTCCAGCGAGGCGTGCAGCGGTTCGAGCACCGGGGGTAGCGGGCCGGTCGCGTGCACCAGGGTCAGGTCCTGGTCGGTCCGCGCCGGCCGGTAGCCGTCCAGCGCGGTCCAGTGCGCACGGAACATCGCGAAGAGACGCCGG harbors:
- a CDS encoding FAD-dependent monooxygenase, producing the protein MNPGLSAVVVGSGIGGLSAAIALRRVGVDVHIYERASGIRPAGTALSLMSNAIAALDELGIDLGLAERGAVVRRFDIRTRRGRLMRRMPFTEICDDLGAPSVCISRSDLQAAMLDELRDPPLTTGATATGFEREPDGRVRVDFADHPSARADLLVGADGFGSRIREALAGPEPARDSGYVCWLAVVPFDHPRLTPGYIGHYWGAGQRFGLIDIGHGRAYWWGTRNMPATESANWTGGKAGVLRAFDGWAPEIREIVDRTPESSIIAVPSRDRAFLERWGSGPVTLLGDAAHPMLTSLGQGAGMAVEDAVVLAHSVSRAPDVETGLRAYEDARRDRTRAMVANSRAVSDMEQIERPVRRVLRDLYMRTVPRRVLTERARAALAFPGLAGVA